The DNA window GGCAACGCCGGGCAAGCAGCAGGCCTTGGCGGGCGCCGCGCTGGCGCGCCATTACGGTTGGAAGCCGGGCGACACGTTGCAATTGCATGGGCCGAGTGGTGAACGCACGGTAACGCTAAGCGGCATTCTGGCCAGCGGCGGCGATGAAGATAACCAACTGGTGATGCCGCTGGCGATCGTCCAGGATCTGTTAGGGCTACAGGGCAAAGTGCAGGCAATCCGCGTTTCCGCGCTGACCGTGCCGGAAAACGCCCTGTCCCGCCGGGCGCGGGAGAACCTGGATGCGCTGAATGCCGAGGAATACGATCTGTGGTACTGCACAGCGTACGTTTCCTCGATCGCCCATCAGCTTGAAGAGGCCATTTCCGGTTCCGTGGTGCGCCCCATCTGGCAGGTGGCCGCTTCCGAAGGGGTGATCATCGATAAAATCCAGCTGCTGCTGGGCGTGGTTACCGCAGCGGCCTTGCTGGCGGCGGCAATGGGCATTGCGTCGTTGATGACCAGCACCATTATGGAACGGGCGAAGGAGATCGGGCTGATGAAAGCGCTCGGCGCGCGCCAGTGGCAAATCCTGCTGCTGTTTTATCTGGAGGCGGCGCTGAGCGGCGTGCTCGGCGGGCTGGCCGGTTGTCTGGCAGGCTGGGGGTTGGCGCGCGCCATCGGGCTGATGCTGTTTGGCGCGCCGCTCGATTTTGCCTGGGTGGTGGTGCCCTGTGTGCTGGTGGTTGCAGTGCTGATTGCGCTGATCGGCACTTGGTTCCCGGCACGGCGTATCGCCCGGCTCTACCCGGTGGAGGTGCTGTATGGCCGTTAACACCAGCATGTTCTGGCGCCTGGTTTGGCGCGCGCTGCGCCTGCGGCTACAGCGGGTGAGCGTGGTGTTCGCCGCCCTCACCGTGGGTGCGGCCATCGTTACCGCCATGTCGGCCGTGTGGTTCGATATCAATGCCAAAATGAGCGAAGAGCTGCGCACCTTCGGCGCCAACTTTTACATCGGCCCGGGCCACGGCAATACCCTGGCGCAAGCACAGTTGCAGCCGATACTTGACGCCGCGCCACCGGGGTTAATCAACGCCGCCAGCCCCTACCTGTACGGCATGGCGCGTACCGAGCTGGAAAAAGTGGCGCTGATGGGCGTGTGGTTTGAATCGCTGCAAAAACTGGCGCCCTACTGGCAGGTTAGCGGCAGTTGGATCGGCGTCAGTTTTGACGATCGCAACGCCATGATCGGCGTGCGCCTCGCCCAGCGCCTGAACCTGCGGCTTGGCGACAGCGTTACCCTGGTCAACGGCAGCGAACGCCAGCGCCTGACGATCAAGGGCATCGTCGAAGCCGGCGACGCCACCGACAACATGCTGATCGTCAACCTGGATCTGGCGCAAAAATGGCTTAACAAAAGTGGACAGATCAGCAACGCGCTGCTGAGCGTTAATAACGATCTGGGCCAGGTCGATCGCTACGCCGCGCGGCTGCAGCAAACATACCCGCAGCTTGAGATCCGGCCGATCCGCAAGGTATCGGCCTCTGAAGGCCAGGTGCTGGATAAGATCAAGGGGCTGATGGGGCTGGTATCGGTGGTGATCCTGGCGCTGTCTTCCCTGTGCGTGAACACCACGCTGATGGCGATTGTCAGCGAACGCGCGCGTGAATTCGCCTTGCAGAAAGCGCTCGGCGCCCGCAACCGCGACATTATTTACCAGATGCTGGCGGAAACCGCGCTGATCGCGCTGGCGGCAATCCTTTGCGGCTGCCTGCTCGGTTATCTGCTGGCGCAGCTGCTGGGCCTGACGGTGTTTAACGCCACCATCTCACTGCGCCTGCCGGTGTTCCCGATCACGCTGGTGCTGTCGTTACTGATCGCCACGCTGGCGGCCATTGTTCCCGTCAGCCAGGCGGTGCGTATTGAACCCGCGAAGACCCTGAAAGGAGAGTAGCCTATGCCGTTGTCACCACGCCCCAACACGGTGATTGAAACCCGCCATCTGTTCAAACGTTTCGGGCAGGTAACCGCGCTGGACGACATTAACCTGCATATCCAACGCGGGGAGTTTGTCGCCATCATGGGCGCTTCAGGATCGGGCAAAACCACGCTGATGAATATCCTCACCTGCCTGGATACCGCCACCAGCGGCCAGGTGTTCCTGGACGGCACCGATGCCGCCACGCTGGATGAAGAAGGCCGCCGCCGCTTCCGCGCCGAGAAAATCGGCCTGGTGTTCCAGCAGTTCCACCTGATCCCGTTTCTGAATGCGCTGGAGAATGTCATGCTGGCCCAGCACTACCACAGCGTCACCGATGAGGCGGCGGCCAAAGCCGTGCTGGCGCAGGTTGGCCTTGAACACCGGATGACTCACCTGCCCAGCCAACTTTCCGGGGGCGAGCAGCAACGGGTGTGCATTGCCCGCGCGCTGGTCAATGAGCCGCCGGTGATCTTCGCCGATGAGCCCACCGGCAACCTGGACGAAGAAAACGAACAGCGCGTGCT is part of the Gibbsiella quercinecans genome and encodes:
- a CDS encoding ABC transporter permease; this translates as MLWRMLWQSWRRNLRRKALAVLTVFLAAGLISALLAVSIDVGDKMSRELKSYGANILIEPASQAILPAISGESGNPLDGQDFLDEAELPAIKDIFWRNNIVGFAPLLSGEVTVGNDRINVLGTFFFQPVNVPDEEDYRTGQQAISPYWQVSGQWPAEPATPGKQQALAGAALARHYGWKPGDTLQLHGPSGERTVTLSGILASGGDEDNQLVMPLAIVQDLLGLQGKVQAIRVSALTVPENALSRRARENLDALNAEEYDLWYCTAYVSSIAHQLEEAISGSVVRPIWQVAASEGVIIDKIQLLLGVVTAAALLAAAMGIASLMTSTIMERAKEIGLMKALGARQWQILLLFYLEAALSGVLGGLAGCLAGWGLARAIGLMLFGAPLDFAWVVVPCVLVVAVLIALIGTWFPARRIARLYPVEVLYGR
- a CDS encoding ABC transporter permease gives rise to the protein MAVNTSMFWRLVWRALRLRLQRVSVVFAALTVGAAIVTAMSAVWFDINAKMSEELRTFGANFYIGPGHGNTLAQAQLQPILDAAPPGLINAASPYLYGMARTELEKVALMGVWFESLQKLAPYWQVSGSWIGVSFDDRNAMIGVRLAQRLNLRLGDSVTLVNGSERQRLTIKGIVEAGDATDNMLIVNLDLAQKWLNKSGQISNALLSVNNDLGQVDRYAARLQQTYPQLEIRPIRKVSASEGQVLDKIKGLMGLVSVVILALSSLCVNTTLMAIVSERAREFALQKALGARNRDIIYQMLAETALIALAAILCGCLLGYLLAQLLGLTVFNATISLRLPVFPITLVLSLLIATLAAIVPVSQAVRIEPAKTLKGE
- a CDS encoding ABC transporter ATP-binding protein — its product is MPLSPRPNTVIETRHLFKRFGQVTALDDINLHIQRGEFVAIMGASGSGKTTLMNILTCLDTATSGQVFLDGTDAATLDEEGRRRFRAEKIGLVFQQFHLIPFLNALENVMLAQHYHSVTDEAAAKAVLAQVGLEHRMTHLPSQLSGGEQQRVCIARALVNEPPVIFADEPTGNLDEENEQRVLDVLKALHRQGRTIVMVTHNPALGEFADRIIRLQHGKYLSEEAPSHALA